CTTCCTTCAGTGGAGCTCAGATCAACCGGCCTGCTCTGAAGGAGCTCTTGTCCAAAGTGGAGGTGGAGACCCCTAAAGATAACCAACCCAGCTTTGACAAGATGTACTGCGAGGTTGAGATAGAAACAGAGCAGGGGCAGAGTTACGTCGCCAGATGTGATACCTTTTACGGCCACTGGAGGAAGCCGCTGAGTCAGGAGGACCTGGTGGAGAAGTTCAGTGTTAATGCTTCTTCAGTGTTGTGCACAGAGGGAGTGGAGGGCGTGATTGATGTGATAGGAAACATTGAGAGAGTGAGAGCATGCTCAACTTTAGGTTCATACCTGAGAATGACAAGTAGTCAACACGAGCAGTTACACAGCATAGGGAGGTTGTGATTATACAGTAATTGATGAAGCCAGTGTGGTGAATGTGTGAAgtcatttaatatttttttaacttttccaCGAGAATcataatgtaaatattttatatttataattttcttCCATGGAGTAAGAAATAAAGTGAACTGCAAAACtgaatgttttcattttattgcattttttgtaTAACACCAGTTGCTGTTGATTTTCTAAAATGTGATTAGCATTAACATCACAAAACTGATCCACAGCATCAGAATATAATCCAGTGAGATTGAGTCAAACAGAGATTTTTGCAAAATAAATCAGACCATGTAATGAACATAACTACTACAAACATGTATCTGGAAGTGCTTTTGATCAAGGAGTTGACTATGACATCATTCTATCTCAGTTCAGCAGGCAGCTACTATTAAGCTGTCtaagcccccccccccattctTTTCTTTCCGTTTCCACCATCTTTTGAGTATTAGTACAATCAAGCAAGTTTCAGCACGTCCTGCACCATCTCCCCGATGCCATCAAATATCTCGTGTATCGGAGCGTTGCACATGAACGCAGAGGTGGTGACCAGCTTGTTCTTCTCGTCCACGTGGCTCTCGCTGACGCTCTTACTGACGTGCTTGCAGCCCAACTGGGTGATGGCCGCCGCGGTATCAGTAACGTCGGGatatctgagagagagagagagagagagagaaagagagagagagagagagagagagagagagaaagagagagagagagagagagagagagagagagagaagaggtacCACACAATGTTTAGCTGCTTTAATGGATTCAAaggtttatttgtcacatacacaaacaataTGTGAAGTGAAATGACATGTGGCATTCTCTTAGGTCTGTAAAAGACTGGTgtgaaaaataagaacaaaaaagaaataaggATACAAttcaatatgaaaaaatataaatatgtaaaatgtaCATATGTAACAAGTTTAATGCTGAACTATACAATAGAATTATGAATACGCTTCAATCCAAATATGCAAGCAGGTTCTGATTCTGTACACACTTAAAGGTTCCGGTTTATTAAAAAGTTTCTTGGCTTTCAAGCTACAAAAATGAGACATGCCAGCAgggatttttttccacttttgaGATTATCTATACCACTTTATTTGAAGGTGAAACGGAGAGTAAGCACACCTAATGCCACTAATAAACCCTCATTACACAGGAAAACTCAGTGCTTTGTACAACTATTGCAAGAACAGTAGCTCAAAGGTCTGTAAACGGTGATACATGTTTACAACTGACAGTTCCTGTAATAATTTTACTActtgtctttgttttcttttccaagTAAAAGTGGctaaccagacttctttttagtGATATTGCCATGTTCCCAGATCGTAACAATTAATTCTGAAATTCCATACttacatgctatttagtacgctaaaacagtatgtttttttggtatgtccgaaaccttagtatgaaactaATAGTacatgaattgcatactatttcttgtaaattattacagtatgcaaacataGGACAGTACGCCggcacaatgcaatgcagtagttACATTCATAACGGACTCGTAGCTGACGGACAGCTCCAtaacgtcaataacgcttcaatttaagtgcaagtgtaagatttcactttgctataggcataatatattttttagattAGGTCAGACTTTAAGATCTCACAAATCAtcatttggtcacatgaggttggtacaGGTCGccatggttacacatctccaaccggcaaggaggctctcaatTACAGCTCAGtacgtccgaaaagatacatattattatttattcacacaaaagttgGAAGGATTGaatgatagtacacatattgagtatgtggtgcatagtatgcgatttcggacgcAGCCATTGTCTATTTATTCTACGTGTTCTTCTTCCTCgtcaaaacctggcgcctacattgcccataatgcaacttgtgtTATACTAGTAGCAGCCTACAGAGTTCTGgtaagctcacttctttctatTAGTACTCCCCAAGACACGTTTTGAggtgtaaaatcagtggagtacCCTTTTAAGACACATCTTGGGTGCTCAGGCAAGTTAGACTCACTTGTCATCCTTCTCGATGCCGACGGTGACCTCACAGCCAGGAAACACTTTGGCAGCCAGGACAGGTGAGATGCAGCAGAGGCCGATGGGTTTACCCTCGCCGTGGAACGCCTGCAGCGCGGCTTTAACTTCGTCATTAACGGAGCAGTCCTTCCCCTTCACTGCCCACGTGCAGAGGTTCTTAGCTGCCCCAAAACCACCTATGAGACATTGCAAAAATGTGATTATTCAATTCATTCAAGCACTTTTTGGTGAATCAGGGAGAAATGTTTTTTAGTCAGGAATATTAAGGGTTAAAAAATGGCCACCAATTTTAATCTCATGAGGTATTCATCAAGATGGACACAATATTCTATCCTGTGCAGTGCCTCAAGAACTTTTCAGTGTGTCTAACTGAATCAACAAAGCATGTAACAACACAATAGGATGAGATCATTTTGGTTAGAGAGCAGactatgatgatgatgttgtagTGAATTAACCTGGGAATATAACAGCGTCATGGTCCTTAACACTGAGTTTAGACAGGTCCTGGATGTTTCCACGGGCCAGTCTTGCGCTCTCCACCAACACGTTTCTCTTCTCCTCAGATGGTTCACCTTTCAGGTGATTCACCACATGCATCTGGTCAATGTTGGGGGCAAACATGTTCACCTGCAGTGGATAAAGCAACGGTGAGGACTCCCATTTcataatagtaaaaaaaacactttttttcaaatCACTAATTAATTCTTTAGtctttaaaatgtgaataaattGTAAGAAATACCCATCACAAGTTCCTAAAATCCAACATGACGTTAgctaattgcttgttttgtcagacCATTTCATAACCCAAAGATATTCTATTTACAATCttataaaactgaaaaaagcAGCCAATCCTCTCATTGGGGAAGCTGTAAccacagaatatttttttttcttaattaatgACTTACAATTAATCAGTTATTAAAAGTGTTGTCAATTACTTGATTACttacaataaattaaataaaaatatgttttcctggAAAGGTAGTAACACAGAGAAGGGATTTTATACTAAAAAAGACTGGAACTTTGGATGATACACACTTGATTTGTCTAattcagactgctgaagcctcatattaccttaaatttcaaaatgattattttcatgaaacaaggactgtggattttgcTTTTCTCATCATTGGAATCATGTTAAGAAGGGAGCTCTTTACAGCCAAGTATGGTCAGGACTAAGGAGGAACAATTACAGTGACCAATAACTCTTTAAATGCACATATGGataacagataataatgcacacagtgcactttcatagagctactggagttaccctgcactatactcattcttaacagtctcttctgcactatattcacttttttaatagtcctgtatcacagctgttaccctgcactatattcagttttaacagttttcttcatctccttgtatttttatatctggtatattcatttgtactttgtactttgcaatatcactaacatgttttgcactatggaactgtgatgctggaaacttgaatttccctcgggatcaataaagttactatctatctatctatctatgggCATGCTAGTATTGTTTAGTACAAAATGTGAACTTATCCTTTAAAAGTCATGTACAACATGTGTAATTTAGAATCAAAGTGCATCAAACAATGCAGATGGCAGTTTGGCCTCTTTGACCACCAGACCCCAAAGCCTGCAACAGGTGTATTTAACCATCTATTGTCAAACGCACACAATGAAATATGCCTGGaagttttcttttattgttgttttcattatgtATCAGACCACATAGGAACATACTGATAATAAGGTTGTGTATGTAAACATCTCacacacgttcacacacacCCCCTCTCACACAAAACTACACAACAGATCAGAGCTGTGTTGATAAACTTACAGTTGCACCTCCTCTGCTCAGGTGCACCAGGATAGCGGAGGCCTCGTGGATCTCACTGCCGTCATAAACTCCGCAGCCCGCCAACACCACAGCCACGCGTTTACCCATCTGGGTCGTGTAGTAACTCTTATTCACTGTCTGAATTGTCCTGAATGTCAGTACGTTACGACCACAGTGGTGCAGCAGGGTGAGCATGGCGGACTGACAGCGgacgtcttcttcttctgcactaACATAACAGGCGGTTTCTCGGTGCTTCAGCGCCACCTGGTGTCTATAGTGTTGATGCAAATTAACACAATATAACTGTGTTATATGCAGTTACACCTCTTTTTTCATCTTCTTGTTTTATGTTTTCCTCttaatttatatttgtattattccaGGTACTATTGATCTTCTTGAATCTGtaatttgtaaaataaattatCCATTCATTTTAGGAAATTAgttgaaaaagaagaaataatgcCATTAAAACCTTTTTGCAAGGAAGATTTAGTTATCTTTGattaacacaatcaatacaTTAATGCGGCTTTAAATTCTAATACaattatcatattatattatattatattttttatttcgagttctttatttaatatttacaattGGACACATCGGCTGTAATATTATCAAAGtgccaaattattattattattattattattattattattattactactactactactactactactactactactacataaaCAGAAAAAACTTATAGAAAAACATTAAAGCTGACACAGCATacaattttatatttgtttaaattaattttcaaaAACAATTAATGAATTGAATAATTTAACTTGATAGTGATTGATTTATTTGAATATGTATTTCCTCATATGTATTTTGATTATTTCATCCTAATTCAAATCAGGGAGAATTTTTTGTTTTGACACCTGATTTTTCAATTtgttattaatgtttttattttaaataattttgtcACATTAGTCCTTGGTTGTCAGGGCTCAAAAGTGAcacaggaaataaataaataaataccagaAAATGAGCAAGATATATTacaaaaagatgaataaattaaacaataaataaatgggtaatatattataattttctgtattaattgttgttttttgtatttacttatctgtatttacatacttatttttttcaatattatatttattgttttttttgttcattttgaaacaacagaacaaacattcacagacgtccccaataataacattctcggtacaaagaaacttaacaaaccttttattaatataaaataagtaaaaagaatatacacaagtaaaaaaataaaattaaaaacaataaaataaaataaaatctatttatatatacatatatatactgtatacatatatacatacatatacgcacacgcagtacatacacatacaaaaacacatataatcaattaaaaaaatcagtaaACAAATTCacataattgtatttatttcatgTAAAAAATTGTGGGAAACTTATTTCCATgttatattttctgtatttattgatttctttatttgtatatatatatatatatatatatatatatatatatatatttctaaacTTCTTTCCACATGTTGTTCTAAAagtcttatatatatataaatgtatatatatatgtctatacatttatatatatatatttatttctaaacTGCTTTCCACATGTTGTACAACGTTACTTTCACATGAATATAACTCCTGTCATGTGATTTCGTTTCATCAACAAAACCATGTGACCACTAAGGAGGAAGTCCAGTAGGAGGGGAGGATCATGGGAGCGCTCTCTCCGTATAACTTCTTGTTTTTAGTCAGTTTTTGAGGCTTAAACATGACTCACACGGAGGCTGCTCTGTGTTTAATCCTGCTCCTGTTTCTTCATGTTGCTGCTCAGTTGAGGACTAATGGAATAAAGCAGCAGTGGCCGGTTCCCTACAGGTAGGAAGAGACAGTAAAACACTACTCTCCAGCTGATTCTGCTCTGTGAAATCATGTGACAGCTAGAAAATatactgaaaataaataaaaatacatattttttggaGAAGGTTTGAACGTTAACATTTTTGCCCAAACCCTATGGCCCAGAAGTCTTAAAATACtataataattgttaattgGTGGGTCTAACAGTGGACTTTTAGCTGACCTGAAGCCAGTTTAACTAAGTTATACCTGGTGCGTTCACATGACTTTAATAAACGTTGGACTTTGGAGTATTTCTCTGTATGAGCACGTGAGAAATTAAATTGAGGTGATGCGAGTTTTTAATATGattagtggtggaaagtaacttagtacatttactcaagtcaCATTAGTCCTTGGTTATCAGGGCTCAAAAGTGAcacaggaaataaataaaatgagcataatatattacaaatagatgcatatctaaaaaaaatacctgaaaataaataaataaatggacaatatattataattttctgtatttattgttttttctgtATTCCCATACTTattcattgtatttatttaatatttcgtttttaaaaaaactattACAGCCTACTGTACAATTTTGTGGTACTTGCTCTTgagtttttccattttcttctactttatacttctactccactacatgtcagaagcaaatatacttttttactcctttacatttatttgataactttacttgctactttacagattcagattaataatagaaaatataaTCGACAAATAATTTAAACTGTTAGGTTGTATCAATAAGACATGATTGATTCACAGGGGGGATTCACAAGCTATGCAACAGCAGGCCTATATAAagtgagatatatatatatatttcttattttatttttttttaacatatttttattattttcagaacaGGAGGCTCACAGCAATGTTATGTTCAATAGTTATTAGACACggtcagacccccccccccccaaaaccaataaataaaataaataaattagaaaaacaGATGAAATAGGACATTTGACAGAAAATAACATACAGTCGTTATATGTGacggtaaaaaataaatataaaagtaaaGACAACAATAGGAATAGCAGAAAATATCTCATAGAGTAAAGTATATTGTCCTCAAACTCTCATGAATGGTAAAGGGTGATCATAGAAATATGTTTTACGTGGCACTAAGCATATCTGCTTCCACCCTGAAGGGTACTGGCCTTTCAGCAGAGTgtgttataaaatatatttaaataaattaaaactagCCCCACATTTAGCAGCTGCAATAGTaagtgatgtacacattaatgcatccaTATCATATCTTCTACAGACGGTTTGATCGTCGCCCTGCTGCGGACTCTTACTGTGAAGCTCTCTTCCCGTTCTGTCCCACTGGAGACCAGCATGGAGGGGTTCCCCACATGAGTGACAGAGATGTCATCTCAGTCTATCGATTGCAAACACCTGTGTGGGAATTCAGGTTTGGAGATTTGTTGGGGAAACTTGTAAGTACATGAATCATCTTGTTATCAGTTAAAACATGTTGCTGATATTGCACGACATTGAGGTGCAGGGTTTAGGTTAACAGAGTACAGTATTATACATACTGTAGTAGGACTGTTAAAGTGGAAGTGAAACTTTATTCATAGAAACACAGCTGTACACTGTTCCCCATGGCTACCCAAAAACAGAGAGCCAATATAATGTGTCTCTTTGGTTCACAGCATATCATGCATGATGCCGTTGGGTTCAGCAGTTCAGATACGGGGGCCAACTACACCATGGAGTGGTATGAGCTGTTTCAGCTGGGTAACTGCACCTTCCCTCACCTTAGACCCGAATTGAACGCACCCTTCTGGTGCAACCAGGGAGCTGCCTGCATCTTTGAAGGCATCGATGACTTACACTGGTCACAGAATGGCACCTTGGAGAAAATAGGAGAACTCACAGGTAAGACTTAACATGTGTAATCTTGTGTTTTAGCTCATTGAGgccaaaagaaaaaagttaCAGTTTTGGAACTTATGCTCTGACATCTAACAACATTAAAAGATGAGGCTGGTGATAATCTATATTTTTATCATATGTTATTATCCCATGTATCCCATGTTGTTGTGAATGAAAAATTAAATGGTATTTTTAGccgtttttaaagattttcatCTTTAGTAGGAACAAATGGGAACAGATGAGTTTTCAGTCTGTGACCATGATTTGAAATCATCTGCATGAAACAGCTATAACTGCGGGCAGCCACAATAATCATATTACTTTGTGTACAGATGATGCTCTTTTTATATTTGAATGGTCCTTCTTTCTCAGTatgtaataaaaatgtcatagaaaAAGTAATAGTAAAGTATATCTTAAAGCTatcataaagtcataatatagtatgtcataaaaatatcataaaattatagtatagcatcttatgtcataaaaaatttcataaaatgagtcataaaagtcatagtatagtatgttgaaaaaagtcatagtgtagtaaatcaaaaaaatataaaagtcatagtatagtatgtcgaaaaataaaaaaaagtcaaagtatagtatgttgaaaaaataaattttaaaaagtcatagtatagtctgatgaaaaaagtcataaagtcatagcatagtatggcataaaatgtcattaaaaagtcatagaaaagtcagatggatgaatggataatTCAGCTTTAAAAATGCTGCTCTGTCACCATGATTAAAACAGTTTTGTAACTTATTCAAACTCCtttggtaaaaaataattatgcaCCCTCCCTTTGTTGGACTTCCTGCTTGACACTTGGCGTTTCTGGTATTAAAATAGTTTGTCTTTATTTTCCCAGGGAACCAGTTCAATGACATGGCCAAGTGGGTCCAGGATGACAACGAGACTGGGATCTACTATGAGACGTGGACAGTTCGCTCCGACCCCGGCCTTAACGCCACAGTGTGGTTCGACTCTTACGACTGCTCCCAGTTTGTCCACCGCACATACAGGAAACTGACTGAGCTGGGAGCCAAACTATCCAGCAGATCACAAACCAACTACACCAAGATCTACCTGTACAGCGGAGAGCCCACCTATCTCGGCAACGACAGCGCCATATTCGGACAGCCTGCTCTGAAGAATCTGGCAGTGGACATCCGTAAATTCTACCACACATTCAGACCACACCAGTCGTTTATAGACTTCGCTCTCAGTCTGTTGGAGGCTTATAAAAAGGTTGTGTTGGACAAGAGCTTCTACCTCTACTACAACTTTGAGTACTGGCATCTGCCTATGAAGCCTCCCTATGTGCACATTACATATGAAGAGGTGCCTTTGCCTTAACATAAAAATGTACTGGTGTTTTCATTAAGGGCTGCAAATATATCTTAACGTTTAAGATTTTGAAACCAGCGAAtgtttgccatttttgcttgatgaatctaattgattattaaaatagttgtt
This DNA window, taken from Sebastes fasciatus isolate fSebFas1 chromosome 14, fSebFas1.pri, whole genome shotgun sequence, encodes the following:
- the LOC141782408 gene encoding glutamine amidotransferase-like class 1 domain-containing protein 3, mitochondrial, coding for MLTLLHHCGRNVLTFRTIQTVNKSYYTTQMGKRVAVVLAGCGVYDGSEIHEASAILVHLSRGGATVNMFAPNIDQMHVVNHLKGEPSEEKRNVLVESARLARGNIQDLSKLSVKDHDAVIFPGGFGAAKNLCTWAVKGKDCSVNDEVKAALQAFHGEGKPIGLCCISPVLAAKVFPGCEVTVGIEKDDKYPDVTDTAAAITQLGCKHVSKSVSESHVDEKNKLVTTSAFMCNAPIHEIFDGIGEMVQDVLKLA
- the cln5 gene encoding bis(monoacylglycero)phosphate synthase CLN5, coding for MTHTEAALCLILLLFLHVAAQLRTNGIKQQWPVPYRRFDRRPAADSYCEALFPFCPTGDQHGGVPHMSDRDVISVYRLQTPVWEFRFGDLLGKLHIMHDAVGFSSSDTGANYTMEWYELFQLGNCTFPHLRPELNAPFWCNQGAACIFEGIDDLHWSQNGTLEKIGELTGNQFNDMAKWVQDDNETGIYYETWTVRSDPGLNATVWFDSYDCSQFVHRTYRKLTELGAKLSSRSQTNYTKIYLYSGEPTYLGNDSAIFGQPALKNLAVDIRKFYHTFRPHQSFIDFALSLLEAYKKVVLDKSFYLYYNFEYWHLPMKPPYVHITYEEVPLP